Within Azoarcus sp. DD4, the genomic segment GCCACGCGCTGGCGCTGCCCGCCGGACAATTCGTCCGGGCGGTGGCCGGCGCGCGTCTCCAGGCCGAAAGCCTTCAAGGCGCGGGCGACGCGGGCATTGCGCTCGGCCAGCGGCATGCCGGCCAGCATCAGCGGCAGCGCGATGTTCTCGGCAGCGGTCAGGCGCGGCACAAGATGAAAGCTCTGGAACACGAAGCCGATGCGGTTGCGGCGGACTTCGGCCTGTTCGTCGGCCGACAGGGTGGTGACGTCGCGGCCTTCCAGTCGGTAGTGGCCGGCGTCGGGGCGGTCGAGCAGGCCGAGCAGGTTGAGCAGGGTGGACTTGCCGGAGCCGGACGGCCCCATCACCGCGACGTATTCGCCGGCCTCGATGGCGAGCGACACGTTGCACAAGGCGTGCACCTGGCTGTCGCCGAGGGTGAAGGTGCGCTCTATGCCGTCGAGCTCGATCTGCGCCATGGCCTGCGCTCCGCTCAGCGCGTGCCTTCGACGGTGGCGCGCGCGCCGGCCTTGACGCCTTCGCGTTCGAGCGAGGTGACGATGCGGTCGCCGGCGGCGAGCCCGTCGAGCACCTCGGTCTGTTCCCAGTTAGCAAGCCCGGGCTTCACCGTGCGTTCGGTGAGGATGCCGTCGCCGCCGAGCACCAGCACGCGGTTGCCTTCGCGGATGGCCGCGGTGGGAATGCGCAGCACGTCCTCGCGGGTGTCGAGCACGATCTCGACATCGGCGCTGTAGCCGACCAGCAGGCCGCGTGCTTCCTCGGCGTTGGCGAAGTCGACGTCGACCTCCACGGTGCGCGCCTGCTTTTCCACCGCGGTGATGTAGGGCGCGATGCGCTTGACCTTGCCGGCGAAGGTTCTGTCCGGCAGCGCCTCGAAGCTGATCCGTGCCGGCTGGCCGGGGTGGATCTTGGGGGCGTCGACCTCGTCCATCGGCGCCTTCACGTAGAGGCAGGAGTCGTCGATCAGGTCGATCGCCGGCGGCGTCGGCACGCCCGGGGGCGACGGGGTGGAGATCTCGCCGAGCTCGCCGGTGATCTTGGCGACGGTGCCGGCGAAGGGCGCGACGATCATGATCCGGTTGAAGTCGGTGCCGATCGATTCGAGCTGGCGTTCGGCCGTCTTCACGTCGGATTTCGCGCTGGCGCAGCTGGCGGCGCGTGCGGCGGCCTCGGTACGGGCCTTTTCCTCGACGCTGGCCGAGACGAAGCCGCGTTTCACGAGCGCGGCCTGGCGTTCGGCTTCGCTGTGTGCGTTGGCGGCTACGGTGCAGGCTTCGGTACTGCGCTGGCGGGCGGTGGCGAGCTGGGCTTCGGCGACGGCCGCGCGCGAACGCAGGTCGCCATGCCACAGCCGCATCAGCACCTGGCCGGCCTCGACGCGGTCGCCTTCCTTGACGCCGAGGTAATCGATGCGGCCGCCGGCAATGGTGGCGAGCTTGGTGCGTTGGCAGGCCTCCACCTCGCCGGCGCGGGTGTTGGCGACGCTGGCCTCGACCCGGCCGCGGCCGACTTCATGCACGACTACCGCCACCGGTTTGGGGCGGGTGAACCACCAGCCGGCGGCGCTGAGGGCGGCGAGGACGATGATGAACGGCAGCAGGCGACGGGCGAATGTCATGTCGGCGAGTGTATCAGCGAAGTCTGATCCATATGGCGTGAATGACCATGCCCGCGCCCCGGTTTCAGCCGCGGGCGGCGGGCCGTCGCAGCTGCGTGCAGACTGCTTGCCGCGCCAACCGCTCGCTCATTTTCCGCCCTTGGCCCAGGAGTCCTTCAGCGTCACCGTGCGGTTGAACACCGGCGCGCCGTCCATCGAGTCGCGGCGGTCGGCGACGAAGTAGCCGTGGCGTTCGAACTGGAAGCGTTCCTCCGGTTTGGCGGCGCGCAGCGCGGGTTCGAGCCACGCGCGGATGACGCGCTTGGAGTCCGGGTTGATGTCGTCGATGAAGCTGCGCTCGACGCCTTCGACATCGCCCTC encodes:
- a CDS encoding ABC transporter ATP-binding protein is translated as MAQIELDGIERTFTLGDSQVHALCNVSLAIEAGEYVAVMGPSGSGKSTLLNLLGLLDRPDAGHYRLEGRDVTTLSADEQAEVRRNRIGFVFQSFHLVPRLTAAENIALPLMLAGMPLAERNARVARALKAFGLETRAGHRPDELSGGQRQRVAIARATIMQPAMLLADEPTGNLDRATGQEVTELLEALNAGGTTLIVVTHDPVMGNRARRRLMMEDGALRQDLRGEAMTTAAAPAS
- a CDS encoding efflux RND transporter periplasmic adaptor subunit; its protein translation is MTFARRLLPFIIVLAALSAAGWWFTRPKPVAVVVHEVGRGRVEASVANTRAGEVEACQRTKLATIAGGRIDYLGVKEGDRVEAGQVLMRLWHGDLRSRAAVAEAQLATARQRSTEACTVAANAHSEAERQAALVKRGFVSASVEEKARTEAAARAASCASAKSDVKTAERQLESIGTDFNRIMIVAPFAGTVAKITGELGEISTPSPPGVPTPPAIDLIDDSCLYVKAPMDEVDAPKIHPGQPARISFEALPDRTFAGKVKRIAPYITAVEKQARTVEVDVDFANAEEARGLLVGYSADVEIVLDTREDVLRIPTAAIREGNRVLVLGGDGILTERTVKPGLANWEQTEVLDGLAAGDRIVTSLEREGVKAGARATVEGTR